From one Lolium rigidum isolate FL_2022 chromosome 4, APGP_CSIRO_Lrig_0.1, whole genome shotgun sequence genomic stretch:
- the LOC124705965 gene encoding cysteine proteinase inhibitor 8-like encodes MKTFNFLLIAIAAIIYVIGAPATGCGEPFGNQLWNTNGWQPIKNINEKHIQELGAWAVLEHGRYVNCRLWFHEVVSGKQQLVSGMNYELIIDASDDAGKHSKYKAEVYEQESTNTRKLLSFSKAN; translated from the coding sequence ATGAAGACATTTAACTTTCTCCTCATCGCCATTGCCGCAATCATCTACGTCATCGGTGCCCCTGCCACAGGCTGTGGTGAGCCATTTGGCAACCAACTGTGGAATACGAATGGATGGCAACCTATCAAGAACAtcaatgagaagcacatccaggaaCTCGGCGCCTGGGCTGTGTTAGAGCATGGAAGGTATGTAAACTGCAGGCTCTGGTTCCACGAGGTGGTTAGTGGCAAACAGCAACTTGTCTCTGGCATGAACTATGAGCTCATCATCGATGCATCAGATGACGCTGGAAAGCATAGCAAGTATAAGGCAGAGGTTTACGAGCAGGAGAGCACCAACACACGCAAGCTCCTCTCCTTCAGCAAGGCAAACTAG